AAAAACTCTATAGCCATATAAGGACCGGACCAGGCTTTTGAATTATAGGCCCAAAATATTACCGGACCAAACCGGGCTCAACTATTTACGAGCTTGGCAGGTTTGGGCCGAGCCAGGCCGGGCCGAATTGACACCCCTATATATAGTGAGGAAATTGGTAGCACTGAGTTTTGTCACGTTTTTCATAGTGACATTGATAAGGCCATCTGGAATCGGAGAGAACAGTTTCGTGAGATGTGGCAGGTGAAATTGTCATACTAATAGAGTTGAGAAAGAAAACATCatttttggaaaagaaaaatgGCGGCCACGATCTTATGGTCTGATTTTATATGACTTGAGGCTGAATAATTCCATTAGATGACTTGATTACAATACAATATAGCATGCATAcgtgattagggttttaatatttaGTATTGTATGCTTTCCATAACTATATTCTACATATATAGATGCACCAATTTGGCTTATATAAGAGTTTGTTCTTGGAGTTGTTCCTGTGAAGACAAGACCATCAGTCAGGTTAGATATACATAGCATGTTAAGAgggtaatatatatatttcgtaTAGTAGTACCTCTGTAACAAATAAGGCGTGGAAGCCATATGGGACCCTATGTGGCAGCTCCACCACTGCGACTGGCTCAGACGACATTGTTTTTGCGTCTATCACATTCACACATGATTTTCTGCCCATTTTTAGTCGTCATTATATTATCGTTCAGCACagacacaaaaagaaacaaatgcaAAACCGGTAAGGAAGCATGCATGTAAGTAAATAAGCACTATACCCTGTGTTTTCATCATGAACAAAGAATATCAAGTAACCGTCGTCTTCTTCTGCTGTCTCGCGCGGGACATATATTGGGTCTGAGCCATATATTCCGTGTCCCATCTTATATATTCCTTTGATATTGCCTCCTATTTGCAGCATTGTTTTGCTTGTCTCAGCTTCCGCATGCAGATCAAACTTGATAATTCCTGTAACCTTTGAAATGCCGTCCAGAAATGTTCCAATACCATATACATATCTCTGTTTCCTTAATAcaccaagaaaacaaaagatgaGGTTTTCTTGCATGTTCAATACTCATGGACAAAGGTGAAATCATACTTTCCAGTGTAGGACTCATTGATTCTTGGGAAATCAACTGAAGATGCAGATAGTTTCTTCTGAGAAGCTGAGCCCGTTTTCATGTTGAATCTCATTTCATACCTGCGCAAGCAATAGTTGAGGACggtgtttttgatttaggagAGAGAATAGGAGATGTATCATGTCAGGGATCCTTACAGTTCGTTGCTAAAACTTCTAAGTACTTCTTCATCATTCCCACTGACCATGTCAAGATTTGGGTTCTCAAGGCGACAAGTGATAAGGACgacttcttcgtcttcttcccaAGCATTGGCTGGAGATATAGGGAATCATTCATAGAAATTTAATTGGTACGTAGAATATAAGAAATGATCATATGAACCCTTAAACAGACATATAAAAGCACACACCGTTGTGGAATATAAAGCAGTTGGGAAGCTCAAACCATTTAATCATGAGCTCATCCTTGGCATACCGTGGAAGAACACCAAAACGAGCCTTTTTTGTAGGATCAAATGAGTATAgcattttcttctctttcaccATTTCCTTagaataaatttcaaaaacgaAAATAATGAATGTATAACCAATGTTTATGACTCTCAAAGGAAGTATTAAAAAACAAGTGTCCCTTGTTtgcttataaattaataatcatcGTCTCTTGCACACCATTTCAACTAAACTATAAGGGAAGCAAAAATCTCTTGTAGGtgtaatctttaaatttaaTGAGTACCTTTGGCCTGAAGTGCATAGGAAGATCCATGAAGATTGAGTAATTCTCGGTAATTGCAAAATCATGCATCATGATTGGCTCTGATATAGTAATTGGAACAGGGTCATGCATAATACCATCTTTCGAGATCACTCGGTATATGAGATATGGTGGCATATGCGAATAGCCAAATGTAAACATTTCACCTGGACCGAGACAGCCCATCATGGGTCAACAGAAAGAGTAGCTCTCGTCTCTCacagaaaaaaattgaagacttacccgtaacaGGGTCAACTTTTGGGTGGGCAGTGAAGGAATGGGTCAATCTCTTGTCATAATCTATCATACCAAGAGTTTGCAGGTCCCCATCTTCTAAAACTTTGATGACATCTATAAAGAAAGAGAATGACATATTTAGTGTCCTATCCAAatctaaaaatatgatttttaaatagaaGAAATAATGAGTAATTCTGGTAATAaaaacacacacatcaaattcaattattatttttagattttaagcATAGCAGAGGAAATAGACCAagttcaattattatttttttggtgtaaCCAAGTTCAATTATTTGCGACCACTTTGGACCAtcccaagaaaaagaaaagaaaaacaaaatagttagTAGAGGGTTTACAAGGCTTATCTGTCTCCTGTAATGCTAGAAGGTGTCCATGATGATATACGAGCGATGTATTAGCTGGTgcatggaagaaaaaaaaagaatcagaaTTTGAAATAGTTGGGAGATAAAGTAGTATGGATGAAGTAACCAACCAGTTCCGTTTCCATAGGAGTCGTCCAATACTTTCAGTTTAGTTCTCAGATGTTGCATATTTGCCATAAGCAATCCGAAAATCCCTTTAAGGTCTCCAATCTgcaaaattttcaatgaaataaaaaatgattcGCCCATGCAATGCCGACTCATAAAAGGAGATGTGGCCAGTAAGAGGAACTGATCCGGTCACATTGAAATGGTAATGGTCATGTTGTTTCCACCTGACCTAAAGTAACTTGAATAAAAATTGAGCTGAAgatatcctttatatattaattgagaaacattacaacattgttttaTAACAACGTATCACCATAAAAATCAAATTCAGAATTTTTAGATAAATAAGTTggtatatcttaatttatattataatttttattaaactaattattaaatagataaaatagtgtacaaaataatattcttgcacttttcttaaataaaaactacggaattacctaatataattaacgtatatatgacaattaatgattaagaataataaatatttgataataattttgtatcttagctcttttaagtttaattttatattattaaaagatactaaaccaccacattaatcatataataaaaaaaaatttcttatatgctatattttgaatttttaaaacgactataaattactgaaaatgttaaatgtctcacactaaacatttgtgatcaatggtttaacttttctTAGTAATAACATGatacaaatgaatataaatCGTataaatatgaagtctcatttactggacattcatattatatggTAATTTCTAAATTCgtattgaaaaagtattgaaacctaaatattttaattttgaaatttgcattcaaaaaatcgcacattagatttatttatacgatataaatatttatattaaaataaattagatttgcattcaataataaatatttatattaaaatatactatatatctaaatatttatattaaaatatactatatatctatgtctaTGTCAATGacatttagttatataccatgtaaaataaataaaatgattgttttgatttattttaccaaaaaagtattgtaaataaacaagatgtattgttttatttatgtatttactctaatttaattatatacataatacttaaataaatataaataaataataatagataaaaattagttttatatataacatttattcCGCGCAATTGCGCGGATCTTACgctagtttataaatatttgaaggCATGCTTGTTTCCTCAGCTTTTTTTCAAAGCCGGCACTGGCCACCGGGATCTCCCATTTCTTAATAATTAAAGCActccattttcatatatatatatatatatatatatatatatatatataatattaaaaaaataaataaatataaaaataggttgaagataacaaaaaatatatcttatgtGTATATTTTCGCTTCACTACAAAACTTATAAATATACCgataaattttgatttctttttaataactcttctgaaaatataaaaattttgaatctaaATTTTGTTTTGCGTTATAGCCTATAAAAATGTTGAATCGGTCACTGGCCCTATGAGCAATGCAATTTTAGAAgataaactttatatatatatatatttagaagcTCACCTTCATCAATTTGGCAGCTCCAAAAAACTCTTCCTGCTTGAGACGTGATGTCTTAACGTACCGAGAAGAATACGTTGCTTTCCCCTCTTTGATGCGTACCCCATGTATCATTCTATAAAGTTATATGAGACATGGAGATTCATATAAGAGCAGGTAGTATCGGCACAAAATATTTGGGGCCCgtgacaaaagaaaataatttgggttctgtaattgaaaaaaaaatttagttctAATTTACCTTTCCGAactcttttaaataaaaacatgtaaatatttaCTAGACTAATTAATTCAAAACTgattatgtatacaaaattatgttggacaaaaatggaaaattatatatctaacaAGTTCTGCCTAAAAACTCTCATTTTGGCGTTAAGCAGCCCGTGGGTTTCGTGAGATAATCAAGGGGACTATGAACATGTAACAGGAAACCGTTAACGTACCCATCTCCATCAAACCTGAAAAGAGTTGAGGGAATCAAATATTATAAGTAAGAGGCCactcataaattaataatcctttaattaagaaaaaaacaaatgaagaaGAGCACGTGCCAGAGATATCCAGCGACGGGATCAAACTTGGGATTTGGACCAACCCTCAGAAATTCACCATTCAAGCATTCCtggtaattaacaaaaaagacAATCAGAAACTGTGAACTCTTAGAAAGAAATGATCAGATGTGGAGCTCTCTCACGGGAAGAAAGCCATGGACGGGGAGGTCCTTGACCGGAGGAGTTTCGTCTCGGAGGGGAGCGAAGTTGCCGGAGAGGTAGTTTAGAGGGAGAGAAGTATCGTGCATGAGCTTGACGAGGAGTGACTCAAGAAGATCGATAAGCTTAGAGGAGAAACCCTTTGAGGGTTTAGGGTTGACAGAGAGTATTCCATCATCACCAAGCTTCTCCTCCATGAATGTTTGATCAGAAACTGAATTGAGAAGTGAGCGTCTCCAGCGCAAAGAGCGAGAAAAATGCTGCAGAGCCCACGGACGGTGGTTGCTAAGATTATTGTGAGGGTAAGGATTGTTCTGATAATGTTTGGTGGCAGTGACCGAGTAATGGGGACGCTTTGGAAGCAAGAGATGTCTGTAGTGTAATCTAGAGGTGTGTCTAACTGAAGCGCCTCTAGGGCTGGACGGCGGTGAAAGAGAGAACATGTTGAAGAAGATGGTTATTGAGTATCTGGACAACTAAAACTGTGTGGATTTGGGAGATATATAAAGaagaaacatagagaaaatgttgttcttaaagaaaataaatgttTGTGAACTACATGAACGATACACCATTACATGGCTACACATCtagacaaaaataatatatcaaaattcaCAGAAACTATATAATTCACATGATAATATCTCTgaactatcttatatattaaaactagggtcggcccgccctacgggcgggatgttATTTCgaatagttaaaataaatatttaatataaatttttattaatttaaaatttaaatattagttCAGCTctgtatttgtttttcttttttttttaagtctaaAATATGGCTTTTGTTGTggttttataattcaaaaaaaatttcaatattatttagaaaataaaatgtgtATCAATGATATAGAGATATACAATCACATCCAATGTTGTCGTCAACCTAGATCTAATGTCTGGACTGTTCTGTTTATAATATCTGAGAAGGACATCGAGAAAGCATTGGCTTCAGAAGGAATATGAACAATGTGGCTACCGTCGTTGTTATTGACGGCTGAAAGGAGGGGCTCCAGTTTCTGAGGTTTTTCCTCGTCATTATCTACTCAAAAATTGACAATGTGAAGAGCGACACTATTCTTTTTGAACTTTTTCCCAACAACCTCCAAGGCATTCTTTTCATACTTGATTGGGCTAAAAAAATAGAAGCGCAACATAAGCATCAgatagctttaaaaaaaaaaaagaacaatagGCAAGAAAGCTAATACCTTCCAGGGAAAACAATAATCATTTGGCTGTTGATTCTTGGTGTTACAGTTTTGCAAGTACCTGTGCTAAACACCTGTAAGAATGGCTTCCTTCTCCTCATCATCCAATCATTTTCCAAGTCCAGGAAGAGGAAAGGCGTGTATTAACACTTAGCCACTGAAATCCAACCATGTACATAAATAATCACCATCATTTTCAAGTAAACAAAGCGACAAAACATTAGAGAGTAGCTATTTCCTCTTAAACTTGGTCAAACGATGGTGTCGGTTTAAAAAGGTAGTCTTTTTCGGTTTGGTGTATGTAAAACGTATCTTCCTATCAAACTCTGTTAGAGAGTCAATTTCGCaatagtaaatattataaacaatcAAATGAGAAAAGATATCATGGATATAGTGGAACTTACGGCTCCTCTTTCGATTTAGATATAATGTTTATGCTCTTTAGATCCTCATGATCAACACCACAAATCACTCCAATCTGTAACAGAAAAAAGATTTTAATCATATCAAATCAAAtaagattaaaaaatcaatttaactaaaataaacctACCAAGAGTTAATGCGAAAGTTCTAAGAAGACGAAGACACGTTCATCGTTCTGCTACGTTGTTTAGTTGTCGGAAACTCAACTGCCGATCTAAACAGAGATCCGCAACTCTGCTTGAAATCAAAATCCTTTTACTTTATAATCCTCTCATGAACCCGACTGATCTTAATTTTACTCTAACTCCTTGAAATCAAAATCAGAGTAGGCGTAGTCAAGACTCTAATTCCTTTATCTGCAATGGCAAAACACGAAAAATCCCCTAAATTACAGATAAAAAGGACAATCCAAAAGCTCTAATGGAATAGAGTGTACCTGGGTTTTGGCACCGCAGAGAAGATTGACAGCTTTGGTTTGAGCCTATAATCTCTATTTCTCACCAACTCGAAGTTGTTGATGTATATCATAGTCCACTACacacaaaatcaaaatccaTGAATCATACTAAAATACTCAAAATCAGAAGCAGATGAAATTCAAAAATCACCTCGAGCAAATGTTGAAGATGAAGATAGTATAGTTTGAGAGATATAGAAGATGGTTTGGAGGGGAGCAAAGCATACTTTTTTATACTCGGAGAAACACCACATCTAAGAAGATTAACACATATTGAAGTGTAGATCGTGGATAAAGAAATTAAGAACATGTTCAATGCAGTGGATCTGGAAGCAAAATTAAGAACATATTGAACATGACTTTAAAAGCAAAATCACCTTAATAAAGATCTAAATTCAAAAGCTTGATAATGTTGAGATTACAAACCGAAATAGTTTAATCTTACCATGAACATGAGTTTAAGAACATAATCACCCTTGAATCCAGTAAGAGCATACCCAGCCCATCAGCTCCCCACGTTTATGGCTTTCAGAATCTGAGGAATTTCATCTCCTCTGCAAGAAAGGAAAGTCGATACACAGTCTCGATCTAGCAATTAGGGTTACAACGCGAAGCACCTCTCTTCTGGGCTGGATGCAGCCTCCTTTTTCAGAACCCAACACGCATCAAACAGAAAAAGCCCATCACGGTAAGCTTTAATGAAACGCAGCGCTTCAGACACGTGTTGCGTGTAGAAAGAACGACTTATCTAGCTGGCGGGTGACGTGGAGGCACCAGGATTGAGAGAActgtactttatatataaagatagaagtcatgatttttttcatgtatgattttcttaatataGACATCGTttagaaatcttattaaatgtattttattaagactaataatacatagaatctttaaaatactttaatcataatatcttttgatatattttcattttaaatataaatatatttattttaaaattctaacaaatctgtttaaaagATTTTCACAAGATCTTCatcttcaaaattatatttaaatatttttactaatttcaaaattcatttgaaatattattatacattaataaattcagtaatcgtttataaaataaaaaataaaaaattatgtagtattttatatattaaataatcataatcaatcatattaaaaaattattatattgagctaaatataataaaattgtattaaatttataaattttataaattttattttcgtaagtataaatatttgtgttaaaaaaataaaatctaatacattggtaagatgggttaacattagcaAATTATATAAtgcatgtataaaaattaacatgtatttctttaaagcttataatataaaatatttgtaactactttaatcataatatattttcattttaaatattatatatatttatatattatattttaaaaattctaataaatctgtgtaaaaatattttaacaataacttaatgtattttaagttatcgtttataaaataaaaaataaataaactatatcatattttatctactttatagtcatgatcatgtttttttttttttgatcaaagtcatgatcatgttaaaatataattattatacctaaataaatatgataaaaatatattcaattgataaatttataaattttattttcataatataaatgatttattttaaaaatataatatggtGATGGAATGGCTTAaaattagcaaactatataatacatgtctaaaaattaacatatcatagacttttgtatatcaataatatattatctaaaatgaataagcataaaaaatattagtaaaaaaatacatctttgaAACACGAGTCagaatttagtataaatatttatttaaaaaataaaatatgatgatagaacgggttaaaattagaaaaccatataatacatgtctaaaaattaacatatcttagacttttgtatataaaataatatattatctaaaatgaataagcataaaaaatattagtaaaaaaaatacagCTTTGAAACACGGGTCAGaatttagtataaattaaatacaaaataattttcaaatatgttttctca
The nucleotide sequence above comes from Brassica napus cultivar Da-Ae chromosome A9, Da-Ae, whole genome shotgun sequence. Encoded proteins:
- the LOC106368588 gene encoding carotenoid 9,10(9',10')-cleavage dioxygenase 1-like, with protein sequence MFSLSPPSSPRGASVRHTSRLHYRHLLLPKRPHYSVTATKHYQNNPYPHNNLSNHRPWALQHFSRSLRWRRSLLNSVSDQTFMEEKLGDDGILSVNPKPSKGFSSKLIDLLESLLVKLMHDTSLPLNYLSGNFAPLRDETPPVKDLPVHGFLPECLNGEFLRVGPNPKFDPVAGYLWFDGDGMIHGVRIKEGKATYSSRYVKTSRLKQEEFFGAAKLMKIGDLKGIFGLLMANMQHLRTKLKVLDDSYGNGTANTSLVYHHGHLLALQETDKPYVIKVLEDGDLQTLGMIDYDKRLTHSFTAHPKVDPVTGEMFTFGYSHMPPYLIYRVISKDGIMHDPVPITISEPIMMHDFAITENYSIFMDLPMHFRPKEMVKEKKMLYSFDPTKKARFGVLPRYAKDELMIKWFELPNCFIFHNANAWEEDEEVVLITCRLENPNLDMVSGNDEEVLRSFSNELYEMRFNMKTGSASQKKLSASSVDFPRINESYTGKKQRYVYGIGTFLDGISKVTGIIKFDLHAEAETSKTMLQIGGNIKGIYKMGHGIYGSDPIYVPRETAEEDDGYLIFFVHDENTGKSCVNVIDAKTMSSEPVAVVELPHRVPYGFHALFVTEEQLQEQTLI